The DNA window ctctccctgctTGACCTGGgatccatctccaccactgtccctaagtccatggccaattctctctgggacaccagggccatttcctatgcaggatgtgctgcccagctttttctgtttgtctttttcatttcagcagagtattttcttctcactgtcatgtcctatgaccgctatgttgccatctgcaaacccctgcactacaggaccctcctgggcagcagatcTTGTGTCCACATGgtagcagctgcctggggcagtgGTTTTCTCAATGCTGTCCTGAACACGGCCAATACTTTTTTGCTACATCTCTGCAAGAGCAATATTGTGGAccagtttttctgtgaaatcccccagatcctcaagctctcctgctcagatgcctacctcagggaagctgggctgaTTTTGGTTGGCGCCTCTCTATTCTttggatgttttgttttcattgtgctgtcctatgtgcagatcttcaggtccgtgctgaggatcccctctgagcagggacggcacaaagctttttccacgtgcctccctcacctggccgtggttTCCCTGTTTATCAGCACTGCAGCAGCTTCCTACCTGAagcctccctccatctccttcccatccctgggTCTGGTGGTGGCtattctgtactcagtggtgcctccagcagtgaaccccctcatctacagcatgaagaacaaggagctcaaggatgccctgtgcaAACTATTTGAATAGAAGCTAATTCAGATTACTAAGGTTCCCATTAACCCACTAGGACCTGcac is part of the Caloenas nicobarica isolate bCalNic1 chromosome 21, bCalNic1.hap1, whole genome shotgun sequence genome and encodes:
- the LOC135997264 gene encoding olfactory receptor 14C36-like is translated as MSNSSSITQFLLLAFTDTRELQLLHFWLFLGIYLAALLGNGLIIITIACDDHLHNPMYFFLLNLSLLDLGSISTTVPKSMANSLWDTRAISYAGCAAQLFLFVFFISAEYFLLTVMSYDRYVAICKPLHYRTLLGSRSCVHMVAAAWGSGFLNAVLNTANTFLLHLCKSNIVDQFFCEIPQILKLSCSDAYLREAGLILVGASLFFGCFVFIVLSYVQIFRSVLRIPSEQGRHKAFSTCLPHLAVVSLFISTAAASYLKPPSISFPSLGLVVAILYSVVPPAVNPLIYSMKNKELKDALCKLFE